A region from the Salvia splendens isolate huo1 chromosome 15, SspV2, whole genome shotgun sequence genome encodes:
- the LOC121768244 gene encoding proteasome assembly chaperone 3-like, translating to MRSSDPAFPVPNTSLCLDINGHKTDIIVSSYEDHILVMATQIGSMGTILQARKEGGVTTDPTYSISVVFGKRDEPMLTACARQLIEHISNSGSSKTLVLSLGLRDHSVGILKTIVSAVTEKLAEVI from the exons ATGAGATCGTCGGATCCTGCTTTTCCCGTTCCGAACACCTCGCTATGTTTAGATATCAAT GGACATAAGACGGATATTATCGTAAGCAGTTACGAAGATCATATTCTT GTCATGGCAACTCAGATTGGAAGCATGGGAACTATATTGCAAGCTAG GAAAGAGGGAGGGGTTACAACTGATCCAACTTACAGCATCTCTGTAGTATTTGGTAAACGAGATGAG CCCATGCTCACCGCCTGTGCTCGACAGTTGATTGAACATATAAG CAACTCCGGATCATCAAAAACATTAGTCTTGTCCCTTGGTCTGAGAGATCATTCAGTG GGGATATTGAAGACAATAGTTTCAGCTGTAACCGAGAAACTCGCTGAGGTAATTTAA
- the LOC121768243 gene encoding serine/threonine-protein kinase BLUS1-like has product MKQPSEKKFPLTAKDYKLCEEIGEGVSATVYKALCLPLNESVAIKVLDLEKCNNDLDGIRREVQTMILTDHPNLLQAHCSFTVGHNLWVVMPYMGGGSCLHIMKSAYPEGFEEPVIATVLCEVLKALVYLHAHGHIHRDVKAGNILIDTNGSVRLADFGVAACMFDTGDRQRSRNTFVGTPCWMAPEVMQQLHGYDFKADIWSFGITALELAHGHAPFSKYPPMKVLLMTLQNAPPGLDYERDRRFSKSFKDLVAACLVKDPKKRPSSEKLLKHPFFKHAKTADYLARAILDGLSPLAEGFRNLKAKDAELLMQNKSLYEDKEHLSQQEYIRGVSAWNFNLEDLRNQAALIEDDPASCSEDSSMGWKHINGQNDLNQPNNSSAASHLEDELNDIDDLEKSLAAFPIKPLQALKGCFDVHEDDPGSPSSAHLDSEQQSQQQPLTTAADEETAKNDGGDSRLCLKRIPSIPVLQENSLPAKSLNGDGDRENMPQRYQVERNCSGPLQNRQRKDFNYSAPGEDASEGAVVERRGRFKVTSADVNIKDPVNHVNSISGGSAFPTNSSVLNASVLQSLQCILQHNTIKRDGLLKMIEFVEQTSGNASESTDAGITDLLQMNPSSARERELQAQVIQMQQSVGGMVEELQRLKAKNMKLERELFMMLKKDDKIPE; this is encoded by the exons ATGAAGCAGCCATCAGAGAAGAAATTCCCCCTTACTGCTAAAGATTACAAGTTGTGTGAGGAAATTGGAGAAGGGGTCAGTGCTACTGTTTATAAAGCACTCTGTTTACCGCTTAATGAGAGTGTTGCAATCAAAGTTCTTGATCTTGAGAAGTGCAATAATGACTTG GATGGCATCCGGCGAGAGGTACAAACAATGATTTTGACTGATCATCCGAATTTATTGCAAGCTCACTGTTCCTTCACTGTGGGCCATAACCTATGGGTTGTGATGCCATACATGGGAGGGGGATCTTGCCTTCACATTATGAAATCAGCTTATCCCGAAGGTTTTGAGGAACCTGTTATTGCAACAGTATTGTGTGAGGTTCTTAAAGCTCTGGTGTATCTTCATGCCCATGGACATATTCACAGAGATGTAAAG GCTGGTAACATATTGATTGATACTAATGGTTCTGTCAGATTAGCGGACTTTGGAGTTGCTGCTTGCATGTTTGATACCGGTGATCGCCAGCGTTCAAGAAATACTTTTGTTGGAACCCCATGCTG GATGGCTCCTGAAGTCATGCAGCAATTGCATGGATATGATTTTAA AGCAGATATCTGGTCGTTCGGAATAACAGCACTTGAACTTGCTCATGGACATGCACCATTCTCCAAGTATCCACCAATGAAG GTTCTGCTGATGACCTTGCAAAATGCTCCACCAGGACTGGACTATGAAAGAGACAGACGCTTTTCGAAG TCTTTCAAAGATTTGGTTGCTGCTTGCTTAGTAAAGGATCCGAAAAAACGTCCCAGCTCTGAAAAGCTTTTGAAGCACCCTTTCTTCAAACACGCTAAGACAGCTGATTATTTGGCTCGTGCTATCCTCGACGGTCTATCCCCACTTGCTGAAGGTTTTAGGAATCTTAAG GCTAAAGATGCAGAACTTCTTATGCAAAACAAGTCATTATATGAGGACAAAGAACATCTATCGCAG CAAGAGTACATTCGAGGTGTCAGTGCATGGAATTTCAATCTGGAGGATCTAAGGAATCAGGCTGCCCTT ATTGAAGATGACCCTGCATCATGTTCAGAAGACTCAAGTATGGGATGGAAACACATCAATGGTCAGAATGATCTCAACCAGCCAAATAATTCTAGTGCTGCTTCTCATTTGGAA GATGAGCTCAATGACATCGATGATTTGGAGAAGTCATTGGCTGCATTTCCTATAAAACCTCTACAGGCTCTCAA AGGTTGTTTTGATGTACATGAGGATGACCCTGGTAGTCCAAGTTCCGCCCACTTAGACTCCGAACAACAAAGCCAACAACAGCCATTGACAACTGCTGCAGATGAAGAAACGGCAAAAAATGACGGTGGAGATTCTCGTCTATGTCTTAAAAGAATTCCCAGCATCCCTGTACTGCAGGAAAATAGCCTCCCTGCTAAAAGTTTAAATGGTGATGGAGACAG gGAAAATATGCCACAGAGATACCAGGTGGAGCGAAATTGTAGTGGTCCGCTGCAGAATCGTCAAAGAAAAGATTTCAATTATTCTGCGCCCG GAGAGGATGCATCAGAAGGGGCTGTGGTCGAGCGCAGAGGGCGGTTCAAAGTAACTTCAGCAGATGTGAATATCAAG GATCCGGTGAACCATGTTAACTCGATTTCTGGTGGTTCTGCATTCCCAACGAATTCTAGTGTCTTGAATGCTTCAGTTCTCCAGTCATTGCAGTGCATATTGCAGCATAATACAATCAAAAGA GATGGACTGCTCAAAATGATCGAGTTTGTGGAACAAACATCAG GAAATGCTAGTGAGTCAACAGATGCAGGAATAACCGACCTTTTGCAG ATGAACCCTAGTTCAGCAAGGGAACGCGAGCTGCAAGCTCAAGTGATTCAAATGCAACAAAG TGTCGGAGGTATGGTTGAGGAACTACAGAGACTCAAGGCTAAGAACATGAAG TTGGAACGAGAACTATTCATGATGCTCAAGAAAGATGACAAGATACCAGAATAA
- the LOC121768470 gene encoding probable phospholipid-transporting ATPase 8, with protein MASPRKKGIRFSRLYSFSCFRSSFRDEHSQIGLKGYSRVVYCNDPDNPEQILPRYPINYVSTTKYTALNFIPKSLFEQFRRVANIYFLVVACVSYTPLAPYSAYSVLLPLLLVIGATIGKEAVEDWRRKKQDIEANNRRVKVYDKDHGFLKERWKNLRVGDLVKVHKDEHFPADLLLLSSSYEDGICYVETTNLDGETNLKVKHALDVTCTLNEDNSFEHFKAVIKCEDPNEDLYSFVGTLYYNDKQHPLSLQQLLLRDSKLRNTDYVYGVAVFTDHDTKVMKNSMEPPSKRSKIERKMDKIVYVLFSLLVFVSLVGSFFFGIMTENDIDDDGEMRRWYLRPDQTTAFFDPNNAFMAAFLHLLTGLMLYGYLIPISLYVSIEIVKVLQVIFINQDINMYHEETDGPANAKTSNLNEELGLVDTILSDKTGTLTCNSMEFVKCSIAGTAYGRGLTEVERALAKRRGDALDDSEVTSSASLQSDDGMAPGESVKGFNFYDERVMNGQWVNEPHADMIQKFFRVLALCHTAIPEVDEERKEILYEAESPDEAAFVIAARELGFEMYERTQSHISLRELDHESHQKIDRPYELLHVLEFSSSRRRMSVIVRNVENQLLLLSKGSDSVMLERLSKNSQDFEAVTMEHVQRYAEAGLRTIVLAYRELSKEEFSSWENEFLDAKATVGPDRDALIEAAADKIERDLILLGATAVEDKLQKGVPECIERLEKAGIKIWVITGDKMETAINIGFACSLLREDMEQIVITLDSPEIIELEREGDKEAVAKASRKSIMNQIRQGTLLLSSSGGHFSFLALIIDGKSLSFILSDDLEGPFWQLAVSCASVICCRSTPKQKALITRLVKKGTGRTTLAIGDGANDVGMLQEADIGVGISGVEGMQAVMASDFAIAQFRFLERLLLVHGHWCYRRISMMVCYFFYKNIAFGFTLFWFEAYASFSGQPAYNDWYMSCYNVFFTSLPVIALGVFDQDVSPRLCLKNPELYQEGIQNILFSWPRILGWILNGIICSVVVFFFTTSSAVHQAFREDGRVLDFEALGVYMYTCVVWAVNCQMALSINYFTWMQHFVIWGSIAVWYAFLLIYGAFPPLFSTTAYQVFVEACGPSPIFWLGTLLAVVSCLLPYVLYRTVQTEFFPMPHDIIQKWQRETSDDRRSKLREIDTLLCK; from the exons ATGGCTAGTCCTAGGAAGAAAGGGATTCGGTTTAGTAGATTGTATTCATTTTCTTGCTTTAGATCATCATTTAGAGATGAACATAGTCAAATTGGGCTCAAGGGTTACTCAAGGGTGGTGTATTGTAATGACCCTGATAATCCCGAGCAGATTCTGCCTCGTTACCCGATTAACTATGTCTCGACCACCAAGTACACCGCGCTTAATTTCATCCCGAAGTCGTTGTTTGAGCAGTTTAGGAGGGTTGCAAACATATATTTTCTTGTGGTGGCTTGTGTGTCTTATACTCCCCTGGCGCCCTACTCTGCGTATAGTGTGCTTCTGCCTTTGCTCTTGGTGATCGGGGCGACCATTGGTAAGGAAGCCGTTGAAGATTGGAGGCGTAAGAAGCAG GACATAGAGGCCAATAATCGGAGGGTTAAAGTCTATGATAAAGATCATGGATTCCTGAAGGAGAGATGGAAGAATTTAAGAGTCGGTGATTTGGTAAAAGTTCACAAGGACGAGCATTTTCCTGCTGATCTGCTGCTTCTCTCCTCGAGTTATGAGGATGGGATTTGTTATGTCGAAACTACAAATTTAGACGGGGAGACTAATCTAAAGGTGAAGCACGCTTTAGATGTTACATGCACCCTGAACGAGGATAATTCCTTTGAGCACTTTAAAGCCGTTATCAAGTGTGAAGACCCGAATGAGGATCTTTATTCTTTTGTCGGAACTCTTTACTATAACGATAAGCAGCATCCCCTCTCCCTGCAACAGCTTCTTTTAAGAGATTCTAAGTTACGAAACACTGACTATGTCTATGGTGTGGCTGTTTTCACTGATCATGATACGAAAGTGATGAAGAATTCTATGGAGCCTCCTTCGAAAAGGAGTAAGATTGAGAGAAAGATGGATAAAATTGTCTATGTCCTCTTCAGTCTGTTAGTTTTCGTATCTCTCGTTGGGTCATTCTTCTTTGGAATCATGACAGAGAACGATATAGACGATGACGGGGAGATGAGGAGGTGGTATCTTAGACCAGACCAGACAACTGCATTTTTCGACCCGAATAATGCATTTATGGCTGCCTTCCTACATCTCCTGACCGGGCTTATGTTGTATGGGTATTTGATACCGATATCCCTATATGTATCTATTGAGATAGTCAAAGTATTGCAAGTTATATTTATCAATCAAGATATCAATATGTATCATGAGGAAACAGATGGACCGGCTAATGCAAAGACGTCGAATTTGAATGAGGAGCTTGGTCTAGTGGATACTATACTCTCTGACAAGACTGGAACACTGACGTGCAACTCAATGGAGTTCGTCAAGTGTTCGATTGCTGGAACTGCATATGGCCGTGGTTTAACGGAAGTGGAGAGGGCTCTTGCAAAGAGAAGAGGAGATGCACTTGATGACTCTGAAGTCACTTCATCTGCTAGTTTGCAGAGTGACGATGGCATGGCACCCGGAGAATCGGTTAAAGGCTTCAACTTTTACGATGAACGGGTCATGAATGGTCAGTGGGTGAATGAGCCTCATGCGGATATGATCCAGAAATTCTTTCGAGTTCTGGCACTCTGCCATACAGCCATTCCTGAGGTCGATGAGGAAAGAAAGGAAATCTTGTATGAAGCTGAGTCGCCTGACGAAGCTGCTTTCGTCATTGCTGCTCGGGAGCTTGGCTTTGAGATGTATGAAAGAACACAGTCTCACATCTCTTTGCGCGAATTGGATCACGAGAGCCACCAAAAAATTGACAG ACCATACGAGCTTCTCCATGTGTTGGAGTTTAGCAGTAGTCGGAGAAGGATGTCCGTGATTGTAAGAAATGTCGAAAACCAGTTGCTACTTCTGTCCAAGGGCTCTGACAG TGTAATGCTCGAAAGGCTCTCGAAAAACTCACAAGATTTCGAGGCTGTAACGATGGAGCATGTCCAAAGATATGCTGAAGCAGGGTTACGAACTATAGTACTTGCATACCGTGAGCTTAGCAAAGAAGAGTTCAGTTCGTGGGAGAACGAGTTTTTGGATGCCAAGGCAACTGTTGGTCCCGACAGAGATGCATTGATCGAGGCGGCGGCTGATAAGATCGAAAGGGACTTGATTCTCCTCGGTGCTACAGCTGTAGAGGACAAACTGCAAAAAGGG GTTCCCGAGTGCATTGAAAGGCTCGAAAAGGCAGGAATCAAGATTTGGGTGATAACAGGTGATAAGATGGAGACAGCCATTAACATCGG GTTTGCTTGCAGCTTGCTGCGAGAGGACATGGAGCAAATTGTGATTACGTTAGACTCTCCAGAAATAATCGAGCTAGAAAGGGAAGGCGACAAGGAGGCCGTTGCAAAG GCTTCGCGTAAAAGCATAATGAACCAAATCAGACAAGGAACATTGCTACTGAGTTCGTCTGGAGGGCACTTTAGTTTCTTGGCTTTGATAATTGATGGCAAGTCACTGTCGTTCATTCTGAGCGATGATCTGGAGGGTCCGTTTTGGCAACTTGCAGTTAGTTGTGCCTCTGTTATATGCTGTCGATCCACACCTAAACAGAAAGCCCTT ATTACAAGATTGGTTAAGAAGGGTACGGGCAGGACGACGCTGGCTATTGGCGACGGGGCAAATGATGTTGGCATGCTTCAAGAAGCTGATATTGGGGTCGGAATCAGCGGTGTGGAAGGAATGCAG GCTGTGATGGCGAGTGACTTTGCCATAGCACAGTTCCGATTTCTGGAACGCCTTTTGTTGGTTCATGGCCACTGGTGCTACCGACGAATCTCTATGATG GTGTGCTACTTCTTTTACAAGAACATTGCGTTCGGGTTCACTCTCTTCTGGTTCGAGGCTTACGCTTCCTTCTCCGGCCAGCCAGCTTATAACGATTGGTATATGTCGTGCTACAACGTATTCTTCACCTCGCTCCCCGTGATCGCACTCGGTGTTTTCGATCAGGACGTCTCTCCACGACTCTGTCTGAAG AATCCCGAGTTATAtcaagaaggaatacaaaacaTCCTCTTCAGTTGGCCGCGGATTCTAGGATGGATACTCAATGGGATCATTTGCTCGgtcgtcgtcttcttcttcaccaCCAGTTCCGCCGTGCACCAAGCCTTCCGTGAAGACGGCCGCGTGCTCGACTTCGAAGCGCTCGGGGTCTACATGTACACGTGCGTCGTGTGGGCCGTCAACTGCCAGATGGCCCTCTCGATCAACTACTTCACGTGGATGCAGCACTTCGTCATCTGGGGCAGCATCGCGGTCTGGTACGCCTTCCTGCTCATCTACGGGGCTTTCCCGCCTCTGTTCTCGACAACGGCCTACCAGGTGTTTGTGGAGGCCTGCGGGCCGAGCCCCATTTTCTGGCTCGGGACGCTGCTCGCGGTTGTATCATGTCTGCTGCCGTACGTCTTGTACAGGACGGTTCAGACAGAGTTCTTTCCTATGCCTCACGACATCATCCAAAAATGGCAAAGAGAAACCTCGGATGATCGAAGGAGTAAATTAAGGGAGATAGATACGTTGTTATGTAAATAG
- the LOC121768664 gene encoding max-binding protein MNT-like, with product MKHLPEKKFPLTAKDSINALDLEKPNDDLNEDSYPPPRFVDPRTSWDDDLDEDFWSDPIVELRGALKTALDREKTQFPKMAHVERIMQCFAATPIHHQPPGIEELSTALAHVILLPPPPNIPLSDVIPMDVLSNIVPRDILYGLSLHRLPPHPLPRSHIFPDAPLPPPSPATAPIPPPFPATAPIPPPFPTPSPRARRKWMCWNLTGGNTREGNLVEKNRKRNLLETMKSSPLPSLPPSIHKGKEKVEVLLEHYLWEHSGRKPEGEEEQEKMKRER from the exons aTGAAGCATCTACCAGAGAAGAAATTCCCCCTTACTGCTAAAGATTCAATCAACGCTCTTGATCTTGAGAAGCCCAATGATGACTTG AATGAAGATAGCTATCCCCCTCCACGTTTTGTGGATCCGAGAACAAGTTGGGACGATGATCTTGATGAGGATTTCTGGTCCGACCCGATAGTGGAGCTTAGGGGAGCTCTCAAGACCGCTCTCGATCGTGAGAAGACCCAATTTCCGAAAATGGCACATGTGGAGCGCattatgcaatgctttgcagcGACACCCATCCATCACCAACCCCCGGGAATAGAAGAGCTTTCAACAGCTCTTGCGCATGTCATCTTACTCCCCCCTCCCCCCAATATCCCTCTGTCGGATGTCATCCCTATGGATGTCCTATCCAACATCGTCCCTCGTGACATTCTATACGGCCTCTCCTTACACCGTTTACCCCCTCACCCTTTGCCCCGCTCCCACATCTTCCCCGATGCCCCCCTTCCCCCTCCCTCCCCTGCCACTGCCCCCATCCCCCCTCCCTTTCCTGCCACTGCCCCAATCCCCCCTCCCTTCCCTACCCCCTCCCCAAGGGCAAGGAGAAAGTGGATGTGCTGGAACCTTACTGGTGGGAACACTCGGGAAGGAAACCTGGTGGAGAAGAACAGGAAGAGAAACCTACTGGAAACGATGAAGAGCTCCCCCCTCCCTTCCCTACCCCCCTCCATCCACAAGGGCAAGGAGAAAGTGGAGGTGCTACTGGAACATTACTTGTGGGAACACTCGGGAAGGAAAcctgaaggagaagaagaacagGAAAAGATGAAGAGGGAGAGATAG